The Populus trichocarpa isolate Nisqually-1 chromosome 2, P.trichocarpa_v4.1, whole genome shotgun sequence genome has a window encoding:
- the LOC7490669 gene encoding histone H3.3: MARTKQTARKSTGGKAPRKQLATKAARKSAPTTGGVKKPHRYRPGTVALREIRKYQKSTELLIRKLPFQRLVREIAQDFKTDLRFQSHAVLALQEAAEAYLVGLFEDTNLCAIHAKRVTIMPKDIQLARRIRGERA; encoded by the exons ATGGCTCGTACAAAGCAAACTGCTCGCAAATCAACCGGCGGCAAGGCTCCGAGGAAGCAGCTCGCCACCAAG GCGGCAAGGAAATCTGCTCCTACTACCGGTGGAGTCAAGAAGCCTCACCGTTATCGCCCTGGAACTGTTGCTCTACG TGAAATCCGAAAGTACCAAAAGAGCACTGAGCTTTTGATCCGCAAGTTGCCATTCCAGCGCCTTGTTCGTGAAATCGCTCAAGACTTCAAG ACTGATTTGAGGTTCCAGAGCCACGCTGTGCTCGCACTTCAGGAGGCTGCCGAGGCTTATCTTGTAGGTCTGTTTGAGGACACCAACTTGTGTGCTATTCATGCTAAGAGAGTCACCATCATGCCTAAGGATATCCAGCTCGCTAGGCGAATCCGTGGTGAACGGGCCTAA
- the LOC7490670 gene encoding aldehyde oxidase GLOX, producing the protein MSQPSMPRYTSIIFFLFLQLFFAAQPCHRTVTYAAGGGLWQLLQNSIGITAMHMQLLSNDRVVIYDRTDFGRSNLSLPDGKCRNDSSELVIKYDCTAHSVEYDVLANRFRPLMVQSDVWCSSGAVVPDGRLIQTGGFNDGERKVRIFSPCNGADCDWEEVGDGLKAKRWYATSHILPDGRQIIIGGRRQFNYEFYPKSSAPNVYSLPFLMETNDRGIENNLYPFVFLNGDGNLFIFANNRAILFDHKTNKVVKTYPAIPGGDPRSYPSTGSAVLLPLKNLQASTIEAEVLVCGGAPKGSFAKVENGTFVQALDTCARIKINDPNPRWVMETMPTARVMGDMTLLPNGNVLIINGAGAGTAGWEKGRDPVLNPVLYRPDDASGSRFELQNPSTIPRMYHSTAILLRDGRVLVGGSNPHIGYEFTGVLFPTELSLEAFSPSYLDPNFDDLRPTIVSSSASEGKNIGYGQKLLVRFKVTSKIVTDMVSVTMVAPAFNTHSFSMNHRLLVLGNEKVTVVGTSIYDIQVMTPPSGDLAPSGHYMLYVVHQEIPSEGLWVKIL; encoded by the coding sequence ATGTCCCAGCCATCAATGCCTCGTTATACTTCGAtaattttcttcctcttcttgcaACTATTCTTTGCTGCTCAACCATGCCACCGGACAGTGACCTACGCTGCTGGCGGCGGCCTGTGGCAACTCTTGCAAAATAGCATTGGCATAACAGCGATGCATATGCAACTACTCAGCAATGACCGTGTAGTAATCTATGATCGAACTGACTTTGGCAGGTCGAATCTTTCATTACCAGATGGAAAATGTCGGAATGATTCAAGTGAATTAGTTATCAAATATGACTGTACTGCTCATTCTGTTGAGTATGATGTTTTGGCTAATAGATTCAGGCCACTTATGGTCCAAAGTGATGTTTGGTGTTCTTCAGGGGCTGTGGTCCCTGATGGGAGGCTGATTCAAACCGGCGGTTTCAATGATGGTGAACGTAAGGTCAGGATTTTTTCTCCATGCAATGGGGCTGATTGTGATTGGGAAGAAGTTGGTGATGGTCTTAAGGCAAAAAGATGGTATGCCACCAGTCATATACTGCCAGATGGTAGGCAAATTATTATTGGTGGCAGAAGGCAGTTCAATTATGAATTTTATCCAAAAAGTTCTGCCCCGAATGTTTACAGTTTGCCATTTCTGATGGAAACTAATGATCGTGGCATAGAGAACAACTTATAtccatttgtttttctcaatGGTGATGGGAATTTATTCATTTTCGCCAATAACCGAGCTATACTGTTCGATCACAAGACTAATAAGGTGGTGAAGACTTACCCCGCAATACCTGGAGGCGATCCACGAAGCTATCCAAGCACAGGCTCGGCAGTGTTGCTTCCATTGAAGAATTTACAGGCTTCAACTATTGAAGCTGAGGTTTTGGTGTGTGGGGGTGCACCAAAAGGGTCTTTTGCTAAGGTGGAAAATGGTACTTTCGTGCAAGCTTTGGATACTTGTGCCCGGATCAAGATAAACGACCCTAATCCACGATGGGTAATGGAAACTATGCCTACAGCTAGAGTCATGGGCGATATGACATTGCTTCCAAACGGCAATGTCTTGATCATAAATGGAGCTGGCGCTGGTACTGCCGGGTGGGAAAAGGGGCGAGATCCGGTCTTGAACCCTGTCCTCTACCGGCCAGACGACGCGTCAGGGTCAAGGTTTGAGTTGCAAAACCCGAGTACAATACCAAGAATGTACCATTCCACAGCAATTTTGCTTCGTGATGGCAGGGTTCTTGTTGGTGGCAGCAATCCCCATATTGGATATGAATTCACCGGGGTATTATTTCCAACTGAATTGAGCTTAGAAGCATTTTCTCCATCATATTTGGATccaaattttgatgatttgagaCCAACAATTGTCTCATCATCTGCTTCCGAAGGTAAAAACATTGGCTACGGACAAAAATTGCTGGTAAGGTTCAAAGTCACGAGCAAAATAGTAACAGATATGGTCTCGGTGACAATGGTGGCACCAGCATTCAATACACATTCATTTTCTATGAATCATAGATTGCTGGTGCTAGGGAATGAGAAAGTGACCGTTGTCGGCACTTCAATTTATGACATTCAAGTTATGACACCGCCTTCCGGTGATCTTGCACCCTCAGGTCATTACATGTTATACGTGGTTCATCAAGAGATTCCAAGTGAAGGCCTATGGGTCAAAATTCTGTGA